GATCCATCGATGGGCTGATTCTTTCTTCTCTTTACGAACCGTCGTCCAGGCAACTTTTCGTAACTGCTTGGCAAAGTTAGCATCCACTCCTGGGGGCGTGTAGCGCAAAGCAGCGGGAGATTCGTTATACAGAAAGCTGTACCAGACCAGCGATCCTAGATAACAACCGGCATCATTAGCGTGATGCGAATCGAACCCTAGTTTATCGTTGTTCCAGTAATAGCCAACATGCAACGAGTGCGTTTGATTGGGTAGGACCGGCGGTTGTAAATGCTGGGCTTCAACGTTTCCTGCGCCCTGAAAACCCCATTTTCTGCTAGAAGCAATTCGCCAAAATGCGTCACCGTTAGGAATGACCGGCGTACTTAACTCATCGGCAACCGTATGGTAAGCGGCCCTGGATTTTTGCCACATTTGCTCTGCGTTTTTAGCTGAATCTCCCTTCGCAATTCGACTGAAATCTTTTGAATCAACGCGGTATGCCCATGTTTGGTGAAACACTACAGTAGCCTTTGGCTGAAGATTTTTTACGTAATCATACAGTTTACGGGCATAGGGCTGATACGTTTCTAGGTCACCGGATAGAATTGATGCCTGCTGGATGGTGATAACATCC
This window of the Spirosoma oryzicola genome carries:
- a CDS encoding DUF4886 domain-containing protein; amino-acid sequence: MHNFRSVSRRTTLLFVYFLLVHTAFAHSPIQSRQKPLHLFMIGNSFSQNASKYLPQLSQEGGHQLIIGRAEIGGSSLQRHWDHAEAAEKDSNDPKGKPYGGKSLKMLLSEGTWDVITIQQASILSGDLETYQPYARKLYDYVKNLQPKATVVFHQTWAYRVDSKDFSRIAKGDSAKNAEQMWQKSRAAYHTVADELSTPVIPNGDAFWRIASSRKWGFQGAGNVEAQHLQPPVLPNQTHSLHVGYYWNNDKLGFDSHHANDAGCYLGSLVWYSFLYNESPAALRYTPPGVDANFAKQLRKVAWTTVRKEKKESAHRWIAVN